In one Takifugu flavidus isolate HTHZ2018 chromosome 9, ASM371156v2, whole genome shotgun sequence genomic region, the following are encoded:
- the bod1l1 gene encoding biorientation of chromosomes in cell division protein 1-like 1 isoform X3 codes for MAGLPPGDPQLVSMIVSHLKTQGLFDQFRRDCLADVDTKPAYLNLKQRVDNFVSNHLSNHTWSPHLNKNQLRNNIRQLVLQSGMLEQGVDRIVAQVVDPKINHIFRPQVERVAREFLSPGSCSEEPPAPPPPTEPKPESSTIEQVTSSTPATTSASDAMSILDTITTLNQEASVRASSSTEKVRKGQTSDEPSQLQLEEGVQDMKVVEEGDSSSSSDRKTEEGVQELTSEVKMEESQDQLDLGRESLAEEVKLEEEKSGGQEPIEEDKDKAVGKPAGKPEEEHTDDMLKSACQAKQKAKERIKEEYFLEDSDLEGLSDITVSSVHTSDLSSLEGQSDDDQQQSDSSEEGELPPDDQDEKEKKQGEEHKPRRKAYVHKPFLYSRYYSDSDDEVTVEERRRSAAKDKEERLLKRQKNRERMEEQHKQRSVWTEDQDYKKQKGGICFGQEHPKAKQARKERKVLEKKMALNRKRKLGSKKEEDLVKKKVDTDGSRKDAEGSRKDAEGSRKDAEGSRKDAEGSRKDAEGSRKDVEGPKKDVEGPKKDAEGSKKVEVKPAFPKFPQPKLGRNLSESGSSDERHRRTSGSFSEDLSEAKKLSDKSRTHSFILDLEQGSQEALKQRSVGKFDRLFRKEHPKERKERSLSDERTKLKQKQEKKYEVQPDESQQREGTVKMSCEEKVEKKLKIKSEKKIPGKATVSEGAADDASKDASVKKTKALTMEAVKPEKEKEKNREKEKDKDKSKEKEKLKGEKASISKHSLRPDSTGSSEERSDVDPGTDGSKKKEKHSKEALKRSRSHTEDKQGDKPKSKDSEKEKTKGDQDGQKIIKPSSDSDKDQKRMKLSEKRILEKSKLKSKDDTKPQLSKMDNKVQVSEVKSAGGPTVSKPEKKKEGNTKEQRKVFEESLNEKAELSGPKKKAEKKEKSQERRSDSQEERRAPREEKPEKAGKSKTDMEEDLKKVSVLRDASTESDAVTTTVATSFSEDTCDALSDITPEPPEGDTESRLRELPAVPAEADALLTLMDVCTSAEARLPPESSREDVTSDLTLQEADMKMKEAALTLLSMDSAVTTSLICHNAREEVELYHREPEVVESTSAKAEQRPADVLATGETKPVESQQTVEVGAENTNKPDLVIKGLPEHVQEEDKPSESITQPDEPTSNEREAVLNEGEAKDVEIPPESQLRDETAAAEWQEAADTVGSETTEVSTDQIIPAESEPTTETSSQKEQPETEIADPRSNPGTESSVFGKQTKIDIDNTGEAERKEPETETPEVELVPETNEENRERGPDNHSEQVKQTNLDDVSSTDNQEDKDLSEKEETRDGGGGRKRKLSAHKAEKESGDEGEKEDTKDEQNTEIKRPCRGQSSGSSEGVKEQHEEPEVLEESLSSGASGAADKEDAQKEDKDEDNIDKTSSKTADEENTDEERGPKNVEQGGEEALLPAVVDGREAAGSCDPKETPDTPASEAKEEPEETAMETPTKEQEVKKSDGQQDQSEQLKQRPEDPVSGSQEMVKEEAEKKPDAEADQTQEATEVTPKRPGRRGRPPKAATVAAAAAAAAAAAAAAADDPDKKDKRAEAKESEQRGEQEAEEEEGEKGTATRATTRSASRLEAERNKPSKPSTRASRQNGKEETAAGTRGTRGQATAAAAVAAVKGGRKRDASPPAVRTRGGQKSEEAPSKRAKR; via the exons ATGGCTGGTTTGCCGCCCGGAGACCCTCAACTGGTCTCAATGATCGTCAGTCACTTAAAAACGCAAGGGCTCTTCGACCAGTTCAGGAGAGACTGTTTGGCTGATGTGGACACAAAG CCGGCTTACTTAAACCTGAAACAGAGAGTGGACAACTTTGTCTCAAATCATCTCTCCAACCACACTTGGAGCCCCCATTTGAATAAGAACCAGCTGAGAAACAATATCCgacaacttgtgcttca ATCTGGAATGCTGGAGCAAGGAGTGGACAGGATTGTGGCCCAGGTAGTGGACCCCAAAATCAATCATATCTTTAGACCTCAGGTGGAGAGAGTGGCCCGTGAATTTCTCTCCCCTGGCAGCTGCTCTGAAGAACCCCCGGCTCCGCCGCCTCCAACAGAACCCAAACCAGAAAGCAGCACAATTGAGCAAG TGACGTCGTCTACTCCTGCCACCACGTCAGCCAGCGATGCTATGTCTATTTTGGACACCATAACCACTCTCAACCAGGAGGCGAGTGTGAGAGCCAGCTCAAGCACAGAAAAAGTACGTAAAGGCCAAACCTCAGATGAGCCCTCGCAGCTTCAGTTGGAGGAGGGTGTGCAGGACATGAAGGTTGTTGAagaaggtgacagcagcagcagcagtgacagaaagacagaggaaGGAGTGCAGGAACTGACATCAGAGGTGAAGATGGAGGAAAGTCAGGATCAGCTGGATCTGGGAAGAGAAAGCTTAGCGGAAGAGGTGAAACTGGAAGAGGAGaaatcaggaggtcaggagccgatagaggaggacaaagacaaaGCAGTTGGAAAACCTGCTGGAAAACCCGAAGAGGAGCACACTGATGATATGCTGAAATCAGCATGTCAGGCCAAGCAGAAGGCTAAAGAGAGGATAAAAGAAG AATACTTTTTGGAGGACTCTGACCTCGAGGGCCTGAGTGACATCACAGTGAGCTCTGTCCACACCAGCGACTTATCATCACTTGAGGGACAAAGCGACGATGATCAGCAGCAGTCTGATTCTTCTGAAGAAGGGGAGCTTCCACCTGATG ATCAggatgaaaaagagaagaaacaaggCGAAGAACATAAACCTCGTCGCAAAGCCTATGTTCACAAACCCTTCCTCTACTCCCGTTACTATAGCGACTCAGATGATGAAGTCACTGTGGAGGAACGCCGTAGGTCTGCG GCCAAGGACAAGGAGGAGAGGCTTCTGAAGAGACAAAAGAACAGAGAGCGAATGgaagagcagcacaaacagagaTCGGTGTGGACTGAAGACCAAG attacaaaaaacaaaagggtGGAATCTGCTTTGGTCAAGAGCACCCCAAAGCCAAACAGGCTCGAAAAGAAAGGAAAGTCCTGGAGAAGAAAATGGCTCTCAACAGAAAGAGGAAGCTAGGCTCAAA GAAAGAGGAAGATCTTGTGAAAAAGAAAGTAGATACAGATGGATCCAGGAAGGATGCTGAAGGCTCCAGGAAGGATGCTGAAGGCTCCAGGAAGGATGCTGAAGGCTCCAGGAAGGATGCTGAGGGCTCCAGGAAGGATGCTGAGGGCTCCAGGAAAGATGTAGAAGGACCCAAGAAAGATGTAGAAGGACCCAAGAAAGATGCAGAGGGATCCAAGAAAGTG GAAGTAAAACCAGCATTCCCGAAGTTTCCCCAGCCCAAATTGGGAAGAAATCTGTCTGAATCAGGGTCGTCCGATGAGAGGCACAGGAGGACAAGTGGCAGTTTCTCAGAAGACTTGAGTGAAGCCAAAAAGCTCTCTGACAAGAGCAGAACACATTCCTTCATCTTGGATCTGGAACAGGGTTCTCAAGAAGCTCTCAAACAGCGCTCAGTGGGGAAATTTGATCGGTTGTTCCGCAAAGAGCACCCTAAAGAACGCAAAGAGCGAAGTCTGTCAGACGAGCGGACCAAGctcaaacaaaaacaggagaaaaaataTGAAGTGCAGCCAGATGAATCCCAACAGAGGGAAGGTACTGTTAAAATGTCCTGTGAAGAGAAGGTTGAGAAGAAGCTCAAGATTAAAAGTGAGAAGAAAATACCCGGAAAGGCAACTGTTTCAGAAGGTGCAGCAGATGATGCTTCGAAAGATGCTTCAGTCAAGAAGACAAAAGCTCTTACTATGGAGGCAGTTaaaccagaaaaagaaaaggaaaaaaatagggaaaaggagaaagacaaagataagagcaaagaaaaagaaaagctcaaAGGAGAGAAGGCCTCAATTTCTAAGCATTCGCTCCGTCCTGATTCTACTGGTTCTTCAGAAGAGCGTTCTGATGTGGATCCTGGGACTGATGGCAgcaagaagaaagagaaacactCAAAGGAAGCCCTAAAAAGATCAAGAAGCCACACTGAGGATAAGCAAGGAGACAAACCCAAAAGTAAAGACAGCGAGAAGGAAAAGACTAAAGGagaccaggatggacagaaAATAATCAAACCAAGCTCTGATAGTGACAAAGACCAAAAGAGAATGAAACTATCAGAAAAAAGAATCCTGGAAAAGTCAAAACTAAAATCCAAAGATGATACAAAGCCTCAGTTGTCGAAGATGGATAATAAAGTTCAAGTTTCAGAGGTCAAAAGTGCTGGAGGTCCCACTGTCAGCAAaccagagaagaaaaaggaaggaaatacAAAAGAGCAGCGAAAAGTATTTGAAGAATCCCTCAATGAGAAAGCAGAACTTTCTGGTccaaagaaaaaagcagagaaaaaggagaaatcccaggagaggagaagtgatagccaggaggaaaggagagcacCCCGAGAAGAGAAACCTGAAAAAGCTGGTAAATCAAAGACGGACATGGAGGAGGACCTAAAGAAAGTCTCCGTCCTCAGAGACGCCAGCACTGAATCTGATGCTGTCACCACCACCGTCGCCACCTCGTTCTCGGAAGACACCTGCGACGCTTTAAGCGACATCACCCCCGAGCCCCCCGAGGGTGACACAGAGTCTCGTCTGCGCGAGTTGCCGGCGGTTCCCGCCGAGGCCGACGCCCTGCTGACCCTCATGGACGTCTGCACTTCTGCGGAGGCTCGGCTTCCGCCCGAGAGCAGCCGAGAggacgtgacctctgacctgactcTGCAGGAGGCTGACATGAAGATGAAGGAAGCGGCGCTGACCTTGCTCTCCATGGACAGTGCTGTGACCACCAGTTTGATTTGTCATAACGCCAGAGAAGAAGTCGAGTTGTATCACAGAGAACCTGAGGTGGTGGAATCGACTTCAGCTAAAGCAGAACAACGACCTGCAGACGTTTTAGCAACTGGGGAGACGAAACCGGTCGAGTCCCAGCAAACCGTTGAGGTTGGAGCTGAAAATACAAACAAACCAG ATCTCGTCATTAAAGGTCTGCCAGAACATGTGCAAGAAGAGGACAAACCATCTGAGTCTATTACTCAG CCGGATGAACCTACTTCAAATGAACGGGAGGCTGTTCTGAATGAAGGTGAAGCCAAAGATGTAGAAATTCCTCCTGAAAGTCAGCTGAGGGatgaaacagctgcagcagaatggCAGGAAG ctgCTGACACTGTGGGGTCTGAAACCACAGAGGTCAGCACGGATCAAATCATTCCTGCTGAAAGTGAACCAACCACAGAAACGTCCAGTCAAAAAG AACAACCGGAGACAGAAATTGCAGATCCAAGGTCAAACCCTGGG ACCGAAAGCTCTGTGTTTGGCAAGCAAACCAAGATAGACATCGATAACA CAGGTGAAGCCGAGCGTAAAGAACCAGAGACAGAAACACCAGAG GTCGAACTCGTCCCAGAAACCAATGAGGAGAACAGAGAACGTGGACCTGACAACCATTCGGAGCAAGTTAAACAAACCA ATTTAGATGATGTCTCCAGCACAGACAACCAGGAAGACAAAGATCTCTCAGAAAAG GAAGAGacgagggatggaggaggaggacggaaaCGAAAGCTGTCCGCTCACAAAGCAGAGAAAGAATCTG GTGATGAAGGGGAGAAGGAGGATACCAAAGACGAACAG AATACTGAAATCAAAAGACCATGCAGGGGTCAatcatcaggatccagtgaggGAGTGAAGGAGCAGCATGAAGAAccggaggttctggaggagagTCTGAGCTCTGGCGCCTCTGGGGCTGCAGACAAAGAGG ATGCCCAAAAGGAGGATAAAGATGAGGACAATATCGACAAGACATCGAGTAAAACAGCTGACGAAGAG AACACTGATGAGGAAAGGGGGCCTAAAAATGTGGAGCAAGGAGGGGAAGAGgccctgctgcctgctgttgtAGATGGCAGAGAAGCTGCGGGAAGCTGCGACCCCAAAGAGACCCCTGACACAC CTGCCTCAGAAGCAAAAGAAGAACCAGAGGAAACCGCGATG GAAACCCCAACTAAAGAACAGGAGGTGAAGAAAAGTGATGGTCAGCAAGACCAAAGTGAGCAACTGAAACAGCGACCTGAGGATCCCG TTTCAGGGAGTCAAGAAATGGttaaagaggaagcagagaagaaacCAGAT GCAGAGGCAGATCAAACTCAAGAGGCCACCGAGGTGACCCCGAAAAGACCTGGTCGCAGGGGGCGACCACCGAAAGCAGCCAcagtcgccgccgccgctgcagccgctgccgcagcagcagcagcagcagcagacgatCCAG ATAAAAAGGACAAGAGGGCAGAGGCCAAAGAAAGCGAGCAAAGGGgtgaacaggaagcagaggaagaggagggggagaaaggaaCTGCAACCAGAGCAACCACACGCTCTGCATCCCGCCTGGAGGCTGAGAG AAATAAGCCAAGCAAACCATCCACCCGGGCAAGTCGACAGAATGGCAAAGAGGAGACCGCAGCTGGCACACG tggGACGAGGGGCCAggccacggcggcggcggcggtggcggcggtaAAAGGGGGCCGCAAGCGAGACGCCAGCCCACCTGCTGTGCGAACACGAGGAGGACAGAAATCGGAGGAGGCCCCATCCAAGAGGGCCAAACGCTGA
- the bod1l1 gene encoding biorientation of chromosomes in cell division protein 1-like 1 isoform X4, with amino-acid sequence MAGLPPGDPQLVSMIVSHLKTQGLFDQFRRDCLADVDTKPAYLNLKQRVDNFVSNHLSNHTWSPHLNKNQLRNNIRQLVLQSGMLEQGVDRIVAQVVDPKINHIFRPQVERVAREFLSPGSCSEEPPAPPPPTEPKPESSTIEQVTSSTPATTSASDAMSILDTITTLNQEASVRASSSTEKVRKGQTSDEPSQLQLEEGVQDMKVVEEGDSSSSSDRKTEEGVQELTSEVKMEESQDQLDLGRESLAEEVKLEEEKSGGQEPIEEDKDKAVGKPAGKPEEEHTDDMLKSACQAKQKAKERIKEEYFLEDSDLEGLSDITVSSVHTSDLSSLEGQSDDDQQQSDSSEEGELPPDDQDEKEKKQGEEHKPRRKAYVHKPFLYSRYYSDSDDEVTVEERRRSAAKDKEERLLKRQKNRERMEEQHKQRSVWTEDQDYKKQKGGICFGQEHPKAKQARKERKVLEKKMALNRKRKLGSKKEEDLVKKKVDTDGSRKDAEGSRKDAEGSRKDAEGSRKDAEGSRKDAEGSRKDVEGPKKDVEGPKKDAEGSKKVEVKPAFPKFPQPKLGRNLSESGSSDERHRRTSGSFSEDLSEAKKLSDKSRTHSFILDLEQGSQEALKQRSVGKFDRLFRKEHPKERKERSLSDERTKLKQKQEKKYEVQPDESQQREGTVKMSCEEKVEKKLKIKSEKKIPGKATVSEGAADDASKDASVKKTKALTMEAVKPEKEKEKNREKEKDKDKSKEKEKLKGEKASISKHSLRPDSTGSSEERSDVDPGTDGSKKKEKHSKEALKRSRSHTEDKQGDKPKSKDSEKEKTKGDQDGQKIIKPSSDSDKDQKRMKLSEKRILEKSKLKSKDDTKPQLSKMDNKVQVSEVKSAGGPTVSKPEKKKEGNTKEQRKVFEESLNEKAELSGPKKKAEKKEKSQERRSDSQEERRAPREEKPEKAGKSKTDMEEDLKKVSVLRDASTESDAVTTTVATSFSEDTCDALSDITPEPPEGDTESRLRELPAVPAEADALLTLMDVCTSAEARLPPESSREDVTSDLTLQEADMKMKEAALTLLSMDSAVTTSLICHNAREEVELYHREPEVVESTSAKAEQRPADVLATGETKPVESQQTVEVGAENTNKPGLPEHVQEEDKPSESITQPDEPTSNEREAVLNEGEAKDVEIPPESQLRDETAAAEWQEAADTVGSETTEVSTDQIIPAESEPTTETSSQKEQPETEIADPRSNPGTESSVFGKQTKIDIDNTGEAERKEPETETPEVELVPETNEENRERGPDNHSEQVKQTNLDDVSSTDNQEDKDLSEKEETRDGGGGRKRKLSAHKAEKESGDEGEKEDTKDEQNTEIKRPCRGQSSGSSEGVKEQHEEPEVLEESLSSGASGAADKEDAQKEDKDEDNIDKTSSKTADEENTDEERGPKNVEQGGEEALLPAVVDGREAAGSCDPKETPDTPAASEAKEEPEETAMETPTKEQEVKKSDGQQDQSEQLKQRPEDPVSGSQEMVKEEAEKKPDAEADQTQEATEVTPKRPGRRGRPPKAATVAAAAAAAAAAAAAAADDPDKKDKRAEAKESEQRGEQEAEEEEGEKGTATRATTRSASRLEAERNKPSKPSTRASRQNGKEETAAGTRGTRGQATAAAAVAAVKGGRKRDASPPAVRTRGGQKSEEAPSKRAKR; translated from the exons ATGGCTGGTTTGCCGCCCGGAGACCCTCAACTGGTCTCAATGATCGTCAGTCACTTAAAAACGCAAGGGCTCTTCGACCAGTTCAGGAGAGACTGTTTGGCTGATGTGGACACAAAG CCGGCTTACTTAAACCTGAAACAGAGAGTGGACAACTTTGTCTCAAATCATCTCTCCAACCACACTTGGAGCCCCCATTTGAATAAGAACCAGCTGAGAAACAATATCCgacaacttgtgcttca ATCTGGAATGCTGGAGCAAGGAGTGGACAGGATTGTGGCCCAGGTAGTGGACCCCAAAATCAATCATATCTTTAGACCTCAGGTGGAGAGAGTGGCCCGTGAATTTCTCTCCCCTGGCAGCTGCTCTGAAGAACCCCCGGCTCCGCCGCCTCCAACAGAACCCAAACCAGAAAGCAGCACAATTGAGCAAG TGACGTCGTCTACTCCTGCCACCACGTCAGCCAGCGATGCTATGTCTATTTTGGACACCATAACCACTCTCAACCAGGAGGCGAGTGTGAGAGCCAGCTCAAGCACAGAAAAAGTACGTAAAGGCCAAACCTCAGATGAGCCCTCGCAGCTTCAGTTGGAGGAGGGTGTGCAGGACATGAAGGTTGTTGAagaaggtgacagcagcagcagcagtgacagaaagacagaggaaGGAGTGCAGGAACTGACATCAGAGGTGAAGATGGAGGAAAGTCAGGATCAGCTGGATCTGGGAAGAGAAAGCTTAGCGGAAGAGGTGAAACTGGAAGAGGAGaaatcaggaggtcaggagccgatagaggaggacaaagacaaaGCAGTTGGAAAACCTGCTGGAAAACCCGAAGAGGAGCACACTGATGATATGCTGAAATCAGCATGTCAGGCCAAGCAGAAGGCTAAAGAGAGGATAAAAGAAG AATACTTTTTGGAGGACTCTGACCTCGAGGGCCTGAGTGACATCACAGTGAGCTCTGTCCACACCAGCGACTTATCATCACTTGAGGGACAAAGCGACGATGATCAGCAGCAGTCTGATTCTTCTGAAGAAGGGGAGCTTCCACCTGATG ATCAggatgaaaaagagaagaaacaaggCGAAGAACATAAACCTCGTCGCAAAGCCTATGTTCACAAACCCTTCCTCTACTCCCGTTACTATAGCGACTCAGATGATGAAGTCACTGTGGAGGAACGCCGTAGGTCTGCG GCCAAGGACAAGGAGGAGAGGCTTCTGAAGAGACAAAAGAACAGAGAGCGAATGgaagagcagcacaaacagagaTCGGTGTGGACTGAAGACCAAG attacaaaaaacaaaagggtGGAATCTGCTTTGGTCAAGAGCACCCCAAAGCCAAACAGGCTCGAAAAGAAAGGAAAGTCCTGGAGAAGAAAATGGCTCTCAACAGAAAGAGGAAGCTAGGCTCAAA GAAAGAGGAAGATCTTGTGAAAAAGAAAGTAGATACAGATGGATCCAGGAAGGATGCTGAAGGCTCCAGGAAGGATGCTGAAGGCTCCAGGAAGGATGCTGAAGGCTCCAGGAAGGATGCTGAGGGCTCCAGGAAGGATGCTGAGGGCTCCAGGAAAGATGTAGAAGGACCCAAGAAAGATGTAGAAGGACCCAAGAAAGATGCAGAGGGATCCAAGAAAGTG GAAGTAAAACCAGCATTCCCGAAGTTTCCCCAGCCCAAATTGGGAAGAAATCTGTCTGAATCAGGGTCGTCCGATGAGAGGCACAGGAGGACAAGTGGCAGTTTCTCAGAAGACTTGAGTGAAGCCAAAAAGCTCTCTGACAAGAGCAGAACACATTCCTTCATCTTGGATCTGGAACAGGGTTCTCAAGAAGCTCTCAAACAGCGCTCAGTGGGGAAATTTGATCGGTTGTTCCGCAAAGAGCACCCTAAAGAACGCAAAGAGCGAAGTCTGTCAGACGAGCGGACCAAGctcaaacaaaaacaggagaaaaaataTGAAGTGCAGCCAGATGAATCCCAACAGAGGGAAGGTACTGTTAAAATGTCCTGTGAAGAGAAGGTTGAGAAGAAGCTCAAGATTAAAAGTGAGAAGAAAATACCCGGAAAGGCAACTGTTTCAGAAGGTGCAGCAGATGATGCTTCGAAAGATGCTTCAGTCAAGAAGACAAAAGCTCTTACTATGGAGGCAGTTaaaccagaaaaagaaaaggaaaaaaatagggaaaaggagaaagacaaagataagagcaaagaaaaagaaaagctcaaAGGAGAGAAGGCCTCAATTTCTAAGCATTCGCTCCGTCCTGATTCTACTGGTTCTTCAGAAGAGCGTTCTGATGTGGATCCTGGGACTGATGGCAgcaagaagaaagagaaacactCAAAGGAAGCCCTAAAAAGATCAAGAAGCCACACTGAGGATAAGCAAGGAGACAAACCCAAAAGTAAAGACAGCGAGAAGGAAAAGACTAAAGGagaccaggatggacagaaAATAATCAAACCAAGCTCTGATAGTGACAAAGACCAAAAGAGAATGAAACTATCAGAAAAAAGAATCCTGGAAAAGTCAAAACTAAAATCCAAAGATGATACAAAGCCTCAGTTGTCGAAGATGGATAATAAAGTTCAAGTTTCAGAGGTCAAAAGTGCTGGAGGTCCCACTGTCAGCAAaccagagaagaaaaaggaaggaaatacAAAAGAGCAGCGAAAAGTATTTGAAGAATCCCTCAATGAGAAAGCAGAACTTTCTGGTccaaagaaaaaagcagagaaaaaggagaaatcccaggagaggagaagtgatagccaggaggaaaggagagcacCCCGAGAAGAGAAACCTGAAAAAGCTGGTAAATCAAAGACGGACATGGAGGAGGACCTAAAGAAAGTCTCCGTCCTCAGAGACGCCAGCACTGAATCTGATGCTGTCACCACCACCGTCGCCACCTCGTTCTCGGAAGACACCTGCGACGCTTTAAGCGACATCACCCCCGAGCCCCCCGAGGGTGACACAGAGTCTCGTCTGCGCGAGTTGCCGGCGGTTCCCGCCGAGGCCGACGCCCTGCTGACCCTCATGGACGTCTGCACTTCTGCGGAGGCTCGGCTTCCGCCCGAGAGCAGCCGAGAggacgtgacctctgacctgactcTGCAGGAGGCTGACATGAAGATGAAGGAAGCGGCGCTGACCTTGCTCTCCATGGACAGTGCTGTGACCACCAGTTTGATTTGTCATAACGCCAGAGAAGAAGTCGAGTTGTATCACAGAGAACCTGAGGTGGTGGAATCGACTTCAGCTAAAGCAGAACAACGACCTGCAGACGTTTTAGCAACTGGGGAGACGAAACCGGTCGAGTCCCAGCAAACCGTTGAGGTTGGAGCTGAAAATACAAACAAACCAG GTCTGCCAGAACATGTGCAAGAAGAGGACAAACCATCTGAGTCTATTACTCAG CCGGATGAACCTACTTCAAATGAACGGGAGGCTGTTCTGAATGAAGGTGAAGCCAAAGATGTAGAAATTCCTCCTGAAAGTCAGCTGAGGGatgaaacagctgcagcagaatggCAGGAAG ctgCTGACACTGTGGGGTCTGAAACCACAGAGGTCAGCACGGATCAAATCATTCCTGCTGAAAGTGAACCAACCACAGAAACGTCCAGTCAAAAAG AACAACCGGAGACAGAAATTGCAGATCCAAGGTCAAACCCTGGG ACCGAAAGCTCTGTGTTTGGCAAGCAAACCAAGATAGACATCGATAACA CAGGTGAAGCCGAGCGTAAAGAACCAGAGACAGAAACACCAGAG GTCGAACTCGTCCCAGAAACCAATGAGGAGAACAGAGAACGTGGACCTGACAACCATTCGGAGCAAGTTAAACAAACCA ATTTAGATGATGTCTCCAGCACAGACAACCAGGAAGACAAAGATCTCTCAGAAAAG GAAGAGacgagggatggaggaggaggacggaaaCGAAAGCTGTCCGCTCACAAAGCAGAGAAAGAATCTG GTGATGAAGGGGAGAAGGAGGATACCAAAGACGAACAG AATACTGAAATCAAAAGACCATGCAGGGGTCAatcatcaggatccagtgaggGAGTGAAGGAGCAGCATGAAGAAccggaggttctggaggagagTCTGAGCTCTGGCGCCTCTGGGGCTGCAGACAAAGAGG ATGCCCAAAAGGAGGATAAAGATGAGGACAATATCGACAAGACATCGAGTAAAACAGCTGACGAAGAG AACACTGATGAGGAAAGGGGGCCTAAAAATGTGGAGCAAGGAGGGGAAGAGgccctgctgcctgctgttgtAGATGGCAGAGAAGCTGCGGGAAGCTGCGACCCCAAAGAGACCCCTGACACAC CAGCTGCCTCAGAAGCAAAAGAAGAACCAGAGGAAACCGCGATG GAAACCCCAACTAAAGAACAGGAGGTGAAGAAAAGTGATGGTCAGCAAGACCAAAGTGAGCAACTGAAACAGCGACCTGAGGATCCCG TTTCAGGGAGTCAAGAAATGGttaaagaggaagcagagaagaaacCAGAT GCAGAGGCAGATCAAACTCAAGAGGCCACCGAGGTGACCCCGAAAAGACCTGGTCGCAGGGGGCGACCACCGAAAGCAGCCAcagtcgccgccgccgctgcagccgctgccgcagcagcagcagcagcagcagacgatCCAG ATAAAAAGGACAAGAGGGCAGAGGCCAAAGAAAGCGAGCAAAGGGgtgaacaggaagcagaggaagaggagggggagaaaggaaCTGCAACCAGAGCAACCACACGCTCTGCATCCCGCCTGGAGGCTGAGAG AAATAAGCCAAGCAAACCATCCACCCGGGCAAGTCGACAGAATGGCAAAGAGGAGACCGCAGCTGGCACACG tggGACGAGGGGCCAggccacggcggcggcggcggtggcggcggtaAAAGGGGGCCGCAAGCGAGACGCCAGCCCACCTGCTGTGCGAACACGAGGAGGACAGAAATCGGAGGAGGCCCCATCCAAGAGGGCCAAACGCTGA